The Desulfuromonas versatilis genome has a segment encoding these proteins:
- a CDS encoding ATP-binding protein, translating into MAINSVDIDWGYVLERLDHLLDLGEEMLTRQLAEYQLPPEAFRGQHAFRWQKRGNGGYLEAIDHPDIPLLGDLLGLDRTLERLRQNTRQFVKGHPANNVLLWGERGTGKSSAVKGLLGEFGGEGLRLIEVHKEDLFQLPAITQQLRDLPYRFILFSDDLSFDESEVSYRELKALLEGGLEARPNNVLVYATSNRRHLMPERFADNTGEAEIHAEEAVSEKLSLSDRFGITIGFYPMNQDTYLAITRHLAKTRGLRISRRNLETQALQWALMRGARSGRVARQFVDDLHGRLALKGKVGPRGS; encoded by the coding sequence ATGGCGATTAACTCGGTGGATATCGATTGGGGCTATGTTCTGGAACGGCTGGACCACCTGCTCGACCTCGGCGAGGAGATGCTGACCCGCCAGCTGGCCGAATACCAGCTGCCCCCCGAGGCGTTCCGCGGCCAGCACGCCTTTCGCTGGCAGAAACGCGGCAACGGCGGCTATTTGGAGGCCATAGACCACCCCGACATCCCGCTGCTCGGCGACCTGCTCGGCCTCGACCGCACCCTGGAGCGGCTGCGACAGAACACCCGGCAGTTCGTCAAGGGGCATCCGGCCAACAACGTCCTGCTCTGGGGCGAGCGCGGCACCGGCAAATCCTCGGCCGTCAAGGGCCTGCTCGGTGAATTCGGCGGCGAGGGACTGCGCCTCATCGAGGTCCACAAGGAGGATCTTTTTCAGCTCCCCGCGATCACCCAGCAGCTGCGCGACCTCCCCTACCGCTTCATCCTGTTCAGCGACGATCTCTCCTTCGACGAATCCGAGGTCTCCTACCGCGAGCTAAAGGCCCTGCTGGAGGGTGGATTGGAAGCGCGCCCGAACAATGTCCTGGTGTACGCCACCAGCAACCGCCGCCACCTGATGCCCGAGCGCTTTGCCGACAACACCGGTGAGGCGGAGATTCATGCCGAAGAGGCGGTTTCCGAAAAGCTCTCCCTCTCCGACCGCTTCGGCATCACCATAGGCTTCTACCCCATGAACCAGGACACCTACCTGGCGATAACACGGCACCTGGCCAAAACACGCGGTCTGCGCATCTCGCGCCGCAACCTGGAAACCCAGGCCCTGCAATGGGCCCTGATGCGGGGTGCCCGCTCGGGCAGGGTGGCGCGCCAGTTTGTCGATGATCTTCACGGGCGCCTGGCCCTGAAGGGCAAAGTGGGCCCGAGAGGCTCCTGA
- a CDS encoding THUMP domain-containing class I SAM-dependent RNA methyltransferase, with product MKKPDDRLFAVTAPGLEGVCAAELAALGMAEVEAVAGGVEFCGGLREIYLGNLWLRTASRVLVRMGEVRSRDFPDLYKKTVKLPWGRFIRPDTRLRVRAVSHGSRLGHTGRISATVAEAVNRALGRKEQPETGPEQLILARFEDDLCQFSVDSSGELLHRRGYREEAGAAPLRETLAAGMLLLLGWQGQVPLADPMCGSGSLVIEAALLARNLPPGRARRFAFMDWPRYRPGLWDALRLEAGRSERPCPVPLAGSDQDPLVLELARRNALRAGVAEVTAWDCRPLQQLQSDAGCGLLISNPPYGERIGRGPGLVELFRSLGQVLVERRPGWSLAFLCPDPELARQTDLAPACRAELHNGGIAVGLYTATRGQNPR from the coding sequence ATGAAAAAGCCGGATGACAGACTTTTTGCGGTTACGGCCCCCGGCCTCGAAGGGGTCTGCGCAGCAGAGCTGGCCGCGCTCGGCATGGCGGAGGTCGAGGCCGTCGCCGGGGGAGTGGAGTTTTGCGGCGGGCTGCGCGAGATTTACCTCGGCAACCTCTGGCTGCGCACGGCCAGTCGCGTCCTGGTCAGGATGGGCGAGGTGCGCAGCCGGGATTTTCCCGACCTGTACAAAAAAACCGTGAAGCTTCCCTGGGGGCGCTTTATCCGTCCCGACACCCGGCTGCGGGTGCGGGCCGTCAGCCATGGCTCGCGGCTCGGCCATACCGGCAGGATTTCCGCCACCGTGGCCGAGGCGGTCAATCGGGCGCTCGGCCGCAAGGAACAACCCGAAACGGGGCCCGAGCAACTGATCCTGGCCCGTTTTGAGGACGACCTCTGTCAGTTCTCCGTGGACAGCTCGGGCGAGCTGCTGCACCGGCGCGGCTATCGGGAGGAAGCGGGAGCGGCGCCGCTGCGTGAAACGCTTGCCGCCGGCATGCTGTTGCTGCTCGGCTGGCAGGGCCAGGTGCCTCTGGCCGATCCGATGTGCGGCTCGGGATCCCTGGTAATCGAGGCGGCGCTGCTGGCCCGCAACCTCCCGCCGGGCCGGGCCAGGCGTTTTGCCTTTATGGATTGGCCCCGTTATCGCCCCGGCCTCTGGGACGCCCTGCGCTTGGAGGCCGGACGTTCCGAACGGCCCTGTCCGGTTCCCCTGGCCGGTTCGGACCAGGATCCGCTGGTGCTCGAGCTGGCCCGCCGCAATGCCCTGCGGGCCGGGGTGGCCGAGGTCACCGCCTGGGACTGCCGGCCACTGCAGCAGCTGCAGAGCGATGCGGGCTGCGGCCTGCTCATCAGCAATCCGCCCTACGGCGAGCGGATTGGCCGCGGCCCGGGCCTGGTCGAGCTGTTTCGAAGTCTCGGACAGGTGCTCGTGGAACGTCGCCCCGGCTGGAGCCTCGCTTTTCTCTGTCCCGACCCGGAACTGGCGCGGCAGACCGACCTTGCACCGGCCTGCAGGGCCGAGCTGCACAACGGCGGAATCGCCGTGGGCCTGTACACGGCCACAAGGGGGCAAAATCCCCGGTGA
- the rpsU gene encoding 30S ribosomal protein S21 has translation MEIQVVDNNVEKAIRVLKRKLQQEGLFREMKQRKFYEKPSVKRKRKEKEAQRRLRKKMRMMRRD, from the coding sequence GTGGAGATCCAGGTTGTCGACAACAATGTCGAGAAAGCCATTCGGGTCCTCAAGCGCAAGCTGCAGCAGGAAGGGTTGTTTCGTGAAATGAAGCAGCGCAAGTTTTACGAAAAGCCCAGCGTCAAGCGCAAGCGCAAGGAAAAAGAGGCCCAGCGCCGCCTGCGCAAGAAAATGCGCATGATGCGCCGCGACTAG
- a CDS encoding glyceraldehyde-3-phosphate dehydrogenase, whose translation MALSKQEDYFKDWKAREEIAEAMIPLIGNLYRNHGVVTTVYGRSLVNNSPIDILKTHRFARQILETELWVRDTFPILQAMCNLDLAPAKIDIGKLTVRFMAQGQGLSAEEFVRQELSGINTGKGSLLSEPRDVVLYGFGRIGRLLARILIEQTGGGDKLRLRAAVVRKGSDDDLVKRASLLRRDSVHGPYHGTIRVDEEENAIIANGNMIRIIYSDSPESVDYTQYGINNAILVDNTGKWRDRDGLGRHLKAKGIAKVVLTAPGKGDIPNIVYGVNNELINDQEQIFSAASCTTNAIVPVLKAVHDRFGILNGHVETCHSYTNDQNLIDNYHNKSRRGRGAPLNMVITETGAAKAVAKALPELTGKLTGNAIRVPTPNVSLAILNLTLGRETSVKEINSYLRDISLDSPLQYQIDYTNSPEVVSSDFVGSRHAGVVDSLATIVSGSHCVLYVWYDNEFGYSCQVVRMLDRMAGLELPTLPR comes from the coding sequence ATGGCCCTCTCCAAGCAGGAAGATTATTTCAAGGACTGGAAAGCCCGGGAAGAGATTGCCGAGGCGATGATTCCCCTGATCGGTAACCTTTACCGCAATCACGGGGTGGTGACCACCGTCTATGGCCGTTCCCTGGTCAACAACTCACCCATCGACATCCTCAAGACCCACCGTTTCGCCAGGCAGATTCTCGAAACCGAACTCTGGGTCCGTGACACCTTCCCGATTCTCCAGGCCATGTGCAATCTCGACCTGGCTCCGGCCAAGATCGACATCGGCAAGCTGACCGTGCGCTTTATGGCGCAGGGCCAGGGCCTCTCGGCCGAGGAATTCGTCCGCCAGGAACTCTCCGGCATCAACACCGGCAAAGGCTCCCTGCTCAGCGAGCCCCGGGACGTGGTTCTCTACGGCTTCGGCCGCATCGGCCGCCTGCTGGCCCGCATTCTCATCGAGCAGACCGGCGGCGGCGACAAGCTGCGGCTGCGCGCCGCGGTGGTCCGCAAGGGCAGCGACGACGACCTGGTCAAGCGCGCCAGCCTGCTGCGCCGCGATTCGGTGCATGGACCCTATCACGGGACCATCCGCGTCGACGAGGAGGAGAACGCGATCATCGCCAACGGCAACATGATCCGCATCATCTACTCCGACTCCCCCGAGTCGGTGGATTACACCCAGTACGGGATCAACAACGCGATCCTGGTCGACAATACCGGCAAGTGGCGCGACCGCGACGGGCTCGGCCGACACCTCAAGGCGAAGGGGATTGCCAAGGTCGTGCTGACCGCTCCGGGCAAGGGCGACATTCCCAACATCGTCTACGGGGTCAACAACGAACTGATCAACGACCAGGAGCAGATCTTCTCCGCGGCCAGCTGCACCACCAACGCCATCGTCCCGGTGCTCAAGGCGGTCCACGACCGCTTCGGCATTCTCAACGGCCACGTGGAGACCTGCCACTCCTACACCAACGACCAGAACCTGATCGACAATTATCACAACAAATCCCGCCGCGGCCGGGGGGCCCCGCTGAATATGGTCATCACCGAGACCGGCGCCGCCAAGGCGGTGGCCAAGGCTCTTCCCGAGCTGACCGGCAAGCTGACCGGCAACGCCATCCGCGTGCCGACCCCCAACGTCTCGCTGGCCATCCTCAACCTGACCCTGGGCCGGGAGACCTCGGTGAAGGAGATCAACAGCTACCTGCGCGACATCTCCCTCGACTCGCCGCTGCAGTACCAGATCGACTACACCAACTCGCCCGAAGTGGTCTCCAGCGACTTCGTCGGCTCGCGCCACGCCGGCGTGGTCGATTCGCTGGCGACCATCGTCTCGGGCAGTCACTGTGTCCTTTACGTCTGGTACGACAACGAGTTCGGCTACAGCTGCCAGGTGGTCCGGATGCTCGACCGCATGGCCGGCCTCGAGCTCCCCACCCTGCCCCGCTGA
- a CDS encoding class II fructose-bisphosphate aldolase, whose protein sequence is MGDKVHYSELGLVNTRDMFKRAVGGGYAIPAYNFNNLEQLQAIVGACAETSSPVIIQVSKGARDYANETMLRFMAMGAVKMAREMGSNIPICLHLDHGDSFELCKACVDSGFSSVMIDGSHLSYDDNVALTRKVVEYAHAQDVTVEGELGVLAGIEDEVVAEHSTYTKPEEVEDFVRKTGVDSLAISIGTSHGAYKFKLKEGEQVPPLRFDILDEIERRIPGFPIVLHGASSVVPEYVGLINQYGGKMEGAVGVPEEQLRRAAQSAVCKINIDSDGRLAVTARVREFLAQNPGEFDPRKYLGAARKELIKLIKHKNQAVLGSAGKA, encoded by the coding sequence ATGGGTGATAAGGTGCACTACAGCGAGCTCGGTCTGGTCAACACCCGGGACATGTTCAAACGGGCCGTTGGCGGCGGCTATGCCATTCCGGCTTACAATTTCAACAATCTTGAGCAGTTGCAGGCAATTGTCGGCGCCTGTGCCGAAACCTCCTCGCCGGTGATCATCCAGGTCAGCAAGGGGGCCCGGGATTACGCCAACGAAACCATGCTGCGTTTCATGGCGATGGGCGCGGTGAAGATGGCCCGGGAGATGGGCTCCAATATTCCGATCTGCCTGCATCTGGACCACGGCGACTCTTTCGAACTGTGCAAAGCCTGCGTCGACTCGGGTTTCTCCTCGGTGATGATCGACGGCTCGCACCTGAGCTACGACGACAACGTGGCCCTGACGCGCAAGGTGGTGGAATACGCCCATGCCCAGGACGTGACCGTCGAAGGCGAACTCGGCGTGTTGGCCGGGATCGAAGACGAGGTGGTGGCCGAACACTCGACCTACACCAAACCCGAGGAGGTCGAGGACTTCGTCAGGAAAACCGGGGTCGACTCCCTGGCCATATCCATCGGCACCAGCCACGGGGCGTACAAGTTCAAGCTCAAGGAAGGGGAGCAGGTGCCGCCGCTGCGCTTTGACATCCTCGATGAGATCGAACGGCGCATCCCGGGCTTTCCCATCGTGCTGCACGGGGCCTCCAGCGTAGTGCCCGAATACGTCGGCTTGATCAACCAGTATGGCGGCAAGATGGAAGGCGCCGTCGGGGTTCCCGAGGAACAGTTGCGGCGGGCTGCGCAAAGTGCCGTCTGCAAGATCAACATCGATTCCGACGGGCGGCTGGCGGTGACCGCGCGAGTTCGCGAATTTTTGGCGCAAAACCCCGGAGAGTTCGATCCGCGCAAATACCTGGGTGCCGCGCGCAAGGAGCTGATCAAGCTGATCAAGCACAAAAACCAGGCAGTCCTGGGCAGCGCCGGCAAGGCTTGA
- a CDS encoding DUF3024 domain-containing protein, whose product MRKHPNEFTRRQILKYFEDRFLNVEVNAVENGYVIFFHRFSAIEACAVDDPAGRLLYDEEQDMWRLYWMSSRSQWHLYDRYDGLRDALDLMVSETAANLFHKVL is encoded by the coding sequence ATGCGGAAACACCCCAATGAGTTCACGCGGAGGCAGATCCTGAAGTATTTCGAGGATCGTTTCCTGAATGTGGAAGTCAATGCCGTAGAGAACGGCTATGTCATATTTTTCCATCGGTTCAGCGCTATCGAGGCGTGCGCCGTGGATGATCCGGCCGGTCGTCTGCTGTACGACGAGGAGCAGGACATGTGGCGGCTCTACTGGATGAGCAGCCGCTCCCAGTGGCATCTCTATGACCGTTATGACGGCCTGCGCGATGCCCTGGACCTGATGGTCAGCGAAACAGCGGCCAACCTTTTCCATAAGGTCCTCTAG